The genome window CCAGCAGCGCCACGGCCAGCTCCACCTCCACGAAGCGCTGCGCCACCCCGCGCTCGATGTAGCGCGACAGGTAGCTGCCAATCCCCATGGCGAACAGGTAGCCGCCGATGACGGTGGAGAACTGGGTGATGGAGTCGCCGAGCAGGTAGCTGGCGAGCGCCCCGACGACGAGCTCGTAGATGAGCCCGCACGTCGCGATGACGATGACGGTGATGTACAGCAGCGTCCTGTTCAAGTCGTCACTTCACTTCGCACGATGAAGAGCGGGAGGGGCCCGCTCACCCGCTGATGGCGGCGGCCACGATGATGGCCAGGCCGATGATGAAGGAGCCGATGACGACGCCGACGGCCGTGTTCTGGTCGGCCTCCAGCTCCTTGTGCACGTCGAACGGCAGGATGAGGCGGATGACGTAGAAGCCCGCCACGAACACCG of Pyxidicoccus xibeiensis contains these proteins:
- a CDS encoding DUF350 domain-containing protein, translating into MLLLGAVVSVQGVLASVIYSLIGLAVFVAGFYVIRLILPFDVHKELEADQNTAVGVVIGSFIIGLAIIVAAAISG